The genomic region TCTTTTACAATCCCGCGGGCCTCGTTCAAATTGAGGGTTCGGAGATCATCTTCAGCACCTGCACAATCCGCGGGCGCATGAAGTACCGTGGCGCAGACCCCTGGCCCGGCTACGGCGTGACCGAGCAACCGCTGGCCTCCGCCCCCTACCTCCCCCAGTTCTATGCCGCAAAACGCCTGGGGAAAAACGTGGCTCTCGGAATCGGCTTCACCACTCCCTTCGGTCTGGCCTTCCAGTGGGCCAATCCCGAAACCTTCACGGGCCGACACATTGCCTATCACACCGAACTGCAAACCCTCATTTATAGCCCCACGCTTTCCTACCGGATCAATCCCCGACTGCGTCTTGGCATCGGACTCAATCTGGTTCGCAGCTACTTCCGCCTGGACCGCTATCTCATCGAGTATCTGCCCGACCCGGTCGAAGCCGGTACCATGAGTCTGGAGGGAAACAGCACGTATCTGGATTCGGGCTGGACCATGGGACTGCAGGCCGATCTTGGACGAACGCTCCGACTGGGTCTCTCCTACAAGTCCGATATCCGACTGCATCTGGAAGGCATGGCTGACTTCACGGAGTTCGAGACGGAGGAGAACCTCCCCGTGCCTGCAGATGGTCGTGCGAAGGGAGTCCTCCCCCTGCCGGGTCTCTATTCCTTTGGTCTGGCCTCGGAGATCAGGGAAAACCTGCTTCTGGAGGTGAACCTGAACCTTGCACACTGGTCTGCCTACGATGTCATCCGCCTGGAGTTCGACGATCACCCCGAAGACAACCTGTCTCTCGAGGAATACTGGAAGGACGCCCTCTCCATCCGGGCGGGGCTTGAACAACGCCGACCATCGGGGGTCATCCTTCGGGCCGGCTTCTTCTTTGACGACACACCCCAGCCTTCTGCCAGTTGCGGCCCCCTGCTCCCCGACTCCGAACAGACCTCTCTCAGCTTCGGTTTTTCGACACCCTGGCGCGATGTTGTGATCGACTACTTCGGTCTCCTGCTCTTCATCAAGGATCGTAAGGTTCGTGACAACAAGGACAGTTTCAACGGCGATTACCGGGCCTTCGGGCATGTCTGGGGCATAGGCCTGAAGTACAAGTTCTGAGGTATTCATGACTGGAAAACGCAAACGTTTCGCATTCCCTGTTCTCGGCCTCCTGCTGCTTTCGGCCTGCACGATTCTGCAGCCCTATGAGTCACAGCTCCCGCCCCTGGACAGCGGATCTGCGGACTTTTCGAATTATGTGGCTCTTGGTGCAGCCATTTCTGCGGGCTATCATTCCGGTGCCCTCTACGAGTCAGCCCAGTACTACAGTTTTCCCGCCATCCTCTCGCGCTCGATGCGCACGGAGGGATTCCGGCAACCCCGCATCAATAGTCCGGGCTGGAGCAGCCCGATGCCGGGAGAAGGGCATCTCGTCATCCGCTTCGATGACGCGGGAGTCCCGACAATGGAACCCCTTCCCTGGCCGGAAGGATGGGAGACGAACACAGACCTCTGGCCCGGGCCTCTGGATCTCCTCGATCCCCTGCCTCACCAGAACCTCTCCATCCCCCTTGCCACGGTTCAGGATCTGCTGAACACCCGCGGTCCCTTTGATGCCCAGGGACAGTTGAATCCTTATTATAATTTCATCCTGCGAAATGGAATCGAGGAGTGCGGCTGGTTCCCTCAGATTCTCAGCGCCTGGGAGCAGGCCGTTCTCCTGAATCCCACCTTCTTGACCCTGTCTGCGGGCATCAGTGAAGTGTTGACGCCGGCACTTTTCGGCACGGGTGTTCCTCTGGCGAGCGGCCCGGAATTCGAGTCTTCCTACTCGCAGCTTCTCGACAGTCTGGAAAGCCATCTTCCCGACTGCGATTTGCTCCTGCTGAACGTCCCTTCGGTTTTGGACTTTGCCTTCTTCCGCTCGGTTCCTCCGCGGGCCATCGGCCATGATCTGGAAGAACTCACGCTGCCGGGAGGAGGAGGGATTCCGCTTCATGGCGAAGAGGGAGTTCTTCTGGAAGAAGACCTGGTTCTGCTC from Candidatus Krumholzibacteriia bacterium harbors:
- a CDS encoding outer membrane protein transport protein, with the translated sequence MRTKLCLALLLLLSPSLLLAEGFSIWAMGTRSTAMGGVGTATVSDAASVFYNPAGLVQIEGSEIIFSTCTIRGRMKYRGADPWPGYGVTEQPLASAPYLPQFYAAKRLGKNVALGIGFTTPFGLAFQWANPETFTGRHIAYHTELQTLIYSPTLSYRINPRLRLGIGLNLVRSYFRLDRYLIEYLPDPVEAGTMSLEGNSTYLDSGWTMGLQADLGRTLRLGLSYKSDIRLHLEGMADFTEFETEENLPVPADGRAKGVLPLPGLYSFGLASEIRENLLLEVNLNLAHWSAYDVIRLEFDDHPEDNLSLEEYWKDALSIRAGLEQRRPSGVILRAGFFFDDTPQPSASCGPLLPDSEQTSLSFGFSTPWRDVVIDYFGLLLFIKDRKVRDNKDSFNGDYRAFGHVWGIGLKYKF